The genomic interval GTCACGTGTCCGGCGCGCGCGAGCTGCTCGCGCGCCGCCGCCAGCGCTTCGAGCAGGAAGGCGTAGGCCGCATCCGCGTAGGCCTTGCTCTCGACCATGCCGCCTCCTCCCCTGGTTGCGCAGGCGACAACTAAGCGCAGCCCGGGGCGGCTGTCAATCGACCTTGCTCTGCATCAGCTCGGCGAAGAGCCGTTCGTAGCGCCCGACCACCGCCGGCAGGGCGTAGTCGGCGACGGCCGTCGCGCGCCCGGCCTGGCCGATGCGCTGCCGCAGCGAAGCGTCGGCGAGCAGCGCGTCGCAGCGGGCGATCCAGGCGCCTGTGTCGGCGGGCTCGAGCAGGTAGCCGTTCTCGCCGTCGCGCACGAACTCCGGCGGCCCCCCGCGCTGCGTGATCAGGACCGGCACGCCGCAGCTCATCGCCTCGAGCGCTGCGAGGCCGAAGGACTCGTGCTCGCTGGGCTGGAGGTAGAGGTCGGCCACCGGCAGCAGTTCCTCGATGCGCTCCCAGGGCCCGAGCAGGCGCACGCGCCCGCCCAGGCCCAGCTCGCGCGCCCGGTACTCGAGCCCCACCAGCTCGGGGCCGTCCCCCGCCAGGAGGAGGACGACCCGCTCCCGCTCCGCGAGCCCGGCGAGGATGTCGACCAGCGAGAGCGCCCGCTTCACCGGCCGGAAGTTCGAGGCGTGCAGCAGGATGTGCTGCTGGGGCGTCGCAAAGCGCGCGCGCTGGGGGCAATCCGCCCGCGGACGGAAGCGCTCCGTGTCGACGAAGTTGGGCAGGGTGCGGATCTTCTTGTCCGTGTGAAAGATGCGCCGCGTCTCCGCCGCGAGGAAGTCGCTCACCGCGGTCACGCGGTCCGATTGCTCGATGCTCCAGCGCGTGATCCGGTGGTAGCTCGGGTGGGTGCCGACGAGCGTGATGTCCGTGCCGTGCAGGGTCGTCACGACCGGGATGCGCCGGGAGCCCATCTGGCTGGCCAGGATCGCCGACGCCGCGTGCGGAATGGCGTAGTGCACGTGCAGGAGATCGAGGCCATGGAAGCTCGCCACCTGGTGCATCTTGACTGCGAGCGCGAGCGTGTAGGGCGGGTACTCGAAGAGCGGGTAGTCGAGCATCTCGACGGTGTGTACCCAGACCCGCTCCTGGCCCTGCGTGACGCGGAAGGGCACCGAGGCGGTGATGAAGTGCACCTCGTGGCCGCGCTCGGCGAGGGCGAGGCCCAGTTCGGTGGCGACGATGCCGCTGCCGCCCACCGAGGCATAGCAAGAGATGCCGATCTTCAGCGGGCGGCTCATGCCGGGCCTCCGCCGGGGGCGCCGAAGGGCTCGGCGCTGAGCAGCCAGCCCGGGTCCCGGACCAGCGGCACCTGGGCGCTGAAGAAGGGCTCCCCGTAGTTGCAGCCGGCCTGCGCCCCGTAGAAGCGGTCGCGGGCGAGGATCTGGCCGAGGAAGTCCGGGTGGTTGATGCTCGTCTCCGCGCGACCGTCCCCGCGCAGGAACTGGCTCGCGTAGCAGCGCAGGGCCGCTTGCTTCTTCTCGATCACGCTGTCGATGTCGACCACGACGCTGGGCCGGAACGGGAAGCGCTCCATCATCTCCAGGATGCGCGCCGGCCGGCGCGGCGGGCCATCGGCCCCGAAGCGCGCGAGGCCGGCCAGGAAGGCGGCGTCCCAGAGCAGCCGGTGCGCAGCCCGGTGGTCCGGGTGCCGATTGCGCGCCGTGTGAATGATGAGCAGGTCCGGCCCCAGGCGCCGCAGCCAGCCGACCAAGGCCTGGCGCTGCCCGTGGTCGGCAGGGCTGAGGTACCCGTCGGGCAGGCCCGCGTTCTCGCGCCGGGCGACGCCGAGGATGGCGGCCGCCGCCGCGGCCTCCCGCGCCCGGAGCGCCGGATCGCCGTTGGAGCCCAGCTCGCCCGCAGTCAGGTCGAGGATGCTCACCTCGTGGCCCCGCGCGGCGGCGAGGGCGAGCGTGCCGCCAGCGCAGATCTCGACGTCGTCGGCGTGGGCGCCGACGGCCAGCAGGTGCATCTCAACCTCCTTGCGGGGCGTCCGCGAGCGTCCATTCAAAGTGCGTTCCGCCCTCCCAGGCCGCCAGGTGCGCGGCCGCGAGTTCGACGAGAGCCCCGGCATCCGCCAGGGGGTGGCCAGGCCTGGCCAGCGGGCTGCTCTGGCGGCCGCCGCCGTCCAGGCCCGCCGCCCGGTCCCCCGCGCTGATCGCCGCCAGGCGCGGCCAGGCCGGCGGGCAAGGCAGGGCCAGCGCCCGGAAGCCGGCCAGCAGCTGGCGATGGTAGGCCCACTCGGCAGGGCCGAGGACTGCGGCCGCCACGGGCAGCACGGCGTCCTGCACCAGCGGCCGCAGGGCGGCGTTGGGCGCCAGGGCGGGGGGCGACTCGCCCAGGCGCCGCGCGAGGGCGTCGCCGTAGTCGCCGGCGCTCGGCAGCAGCCGCCGGCGGCCGCGCAGGAAGTAGAGCGCGCGCTCGCCGATCCCCGGCCGCAGCGGCGCTTCGCCGAGCTCAGCGGCGATTGCCGCGCCCGCGGCGTCCACGGCGGCCGCGAAATCCCCCCGCCGCTCGGCGTAGCGCGCGAAGAGCGGCGCCGCGGCCGCGCGCAGGGCTTCCGCGCGGGCGTCGAGCAGGAAGAGCGACCAGGGCGCGAAGTGCTCGGCCAGCAGGCGCGCGCTGTGCGCGCCCAGGTCCTCGCCAGGGCGCGGCGCCCGGGCAGCAAGCCCGGACGCGAGGCCGCTCAGGCCGAGCAGGTCTCGCCAGGCCGGTCCGGGATCGAGATCGCCGACGAAGCCGCCGCGCCTCTCCTGCGCCGCCGGCAGGGCGACCGCGAGCGGCGGCCGACCGGGCCGGGGGAGCGCCTGCCCCCGCGCCTCGGCGAAGTCGCTGTCGTCCGCGGCCGACCAGAAGCACCCGTAGTGGGGCTCCCCCCGCTCGCGGCTGAGCCGTTCGGCCAACGCCACGGCGGTGGCGGCCTTCTGCAGGCTGAGGCCCAGGGGCAGGGGAAAGCAGGGCTGCTGACCGGTGAGGACGAGCCGCGCCCGGCCCGCCGCCAGCTCCGCGCGCGCCGGCGCGCTCCCGCCGCCCAGGGCCGCGAGCAGTGCCGGCGACAGGGGACGGGGGGCGCGCAGCGGATCGCCGGCGAGAGCCGGTGGCGGCGGGAGCGCGCGGCGCGTTGCCAGCGCGGCCAGACGGCTCATCCCTCCCGCTCCACGAGCAGGATGAAGCGCGCGCTCTGCGGCGCGTAGGGGCCGCCGTGGTAGTCCCCCCAGCGCTCCCGCTCGCGGAAGCCGCGTCCGGCCAGGGCCGCGCTCAGTTCCGCGGGCGCGAAGAGGCGCACGCTCTCCTCGTAGCGCAGGGCTTCGCCCTCGCCCGTGCGCGGCCGGACCGTCACGCGCTTGACGATGCGCTCGCCCTCGATCCGCCGCTCCTCCTCGGCGATCCAGTGCTCGCCGCGCCGCTCGCCGCGCTCTGCCATCTGGCCCGGGAGCGCGCTGCGATTGAGGAAGTCGAAGAAGAGCCAGCCGCCGGGACGCAGCACGCGCGCCAGCTCGGCGAAGACCTGCCAGTTCTCGGCGTCCTCGCGGAAGTAACCGAACGAGGTGAACATGCTCAGGGCGCCGTCGAAGCTCGCCGCGGCGAAGGGGAGCCGGCGCATGTCGCCGCGCACGAGCGCGAGTCCGGGCCGCAGGCGGCCGCGGGCGGCCTTCAGCAGCGGCTCCGAGAGGTCCAGCCCGACGGCGCGCAGCTGGCGGCGGCCCAGTCCCGCGAGATGGCGGCCGGCGCCGCAGGCGAGGTCCAGCAGACGCTCCCCGGGGCGCAGGCGCCCGCTGCGCTCCAGGAGCGCCAGCGCGAGCTCCGCTTCGCGCTCGTTGCGGTGCGCGTAGAGTTCGAGGTAGTGCTCGCCGAAGCCGTCCACGTACCAGGGCCTAGGCAAGTGCGCCTCCGCTCCAGAAGAGCGCCGAGAGATAGCCGACGACCTGCCGCCGGTCTCCGGTCACGGGCGAGGAGTCGCGGCGGTCGAGCAGCTCGATCCGCCCCCCCCCATCCGCGCTCCGCGCCGCCTGCTCGGCGAGCAGGAGCTGGAGCGGCTCGGCGCCACAGGCCTCGGCCCGCCCGCTCTCGACCGCGCCGGCCAGACCCTCGGCGTCGCCGGCTGCGATCAGCCGAGCCGCCTCGGCGTCGAGGCGCTCCGCCTCGGCCGCGCCGTGGTAGTGCGAGAGGTCACTCGTCACCAGCCAGAGGTCCGCCGGCGCCCTGAGCGCCGCCAGCCGCGTCCGGGCGAGCTCCCGCTCGGCGCGGCTCAGGGGCCCCACCAGCAGCGGCAGCAGGCTCACCCCGGGCAGGCAGCGCTGCAGGAAGGGCAGCTGCACCTCGAGCGCGTGCTCCCGCGCGAGCGCCTCCTCGGCCAGCGCGAAAGGCGCGCCGCCGGCGAGGAGCGCGTCGACCGCCGCGAGGTCCACAGGCAGCGACCCGAGAGGCGTCTCCCAGGCGGCCTCGCGCGAGAGGCCGATGCCGCGCAGCGCGCGGTGGTGGTTCGGTCCCAGGAGCAGCACGCGCCGCACCGGCCCTCCGGCCAGCCGCGCGAAGGCCGCCGCCGCGCAGGCGCCCGAGTAGACGTGGCCGGCATGCGGCACGAGGGCCGCCCAGGGCGCCGCGCCGGCCGCGGCGGACGGCCACTGGGCGAGCAGCGCATCCACGCTGCGGCCCAGCGCGGCGGCCTCTCCCGGGTAGAACTGACCGGCCCAGGCAGCGGCCCTAGCCAAAGTGCTCACCTCGCTGGAGAAGGGTCGGCTGCGCCCACTCGGGGCGCGTGGCGGGGTAGTCGATCGTGTAGTGCAGGCCGCGGCTCTCCTTGCGGGCTCGCGCCGAGCGGACGATCAGCTGGGCGACGAGGGCGATGTTGCGCAGCTCGATCAGCTCCGGCGAGATCCGGTAGCGCCAGTAGAAGCTCTCCACCGTGTCCCGCACGTGGCGGATGCGCTCCTCGGCCAGGGTGAGCCGCTCGTCGCTGCGCACGATGCCCACGTAGTCCATCATGATGCGCCGGACGAGATCCCAGTCGTGCTCCAGGACGACCGATTCGCGGTAGTCCCGCCCCTCGGGGGCGCTCCAGGGCTTGAGCGCGGGCTGCGCCGCCATGGGGGCGTCCTCGCTGGCCAGCGCCGCCGCCGCCCAGTGCGCCCAGGTCACCGCCTCCAGGAGCGAGTTGCTGGCCAGGCGATTCGCTCCATGCACGCCCGTGCAGCTCACTTCGCCGATCGCGAGCAGGCCCGCGAGGCTGCTGCGCCCGGCCAGGTCCACCTGCACGCCGCCGCAGGCGTAGTGCGCGGCGGGCACCACCGGTACGAGCTGGCTTCGCGGATCGATGCCGACGCTCTGCAGCGCCTCGCAGATCGCCGGAAAGCGCTTGGGGATCCGCTCCCGCCCGATGGGCGCGAAGTCCAGCCACATGTGCTTCTCGCCGCGGATCTTCAGCTCGTGGTCGATGGCGCGGGCGACGATGTCCCGCGGCGCCAGGTCGGCGCGCGGATCGTAGCGCGCCATGAAGGCCTCGCCCGCCCCGTTGCGCAGCAGCGCGCCCTCGCCGCGCACGGCCTCGCTGATCAGCTGCGTCCTCAGCTGCGGGTGGTAGAGGCAGGTCGGGTGGAACTGCACGAACTCCAGGTTCGCGACCACGGCCCCCGCCCGGTAGGCCATGGCCAGTCCGTCGCCGGTGGCGATGTCCGGGTTGCTGGTGTAGGCGTAGACCTTGCCCAGGCCGCCCGTCGCGAGCAGGGTCCAGCGGGCGGCGATCGCCAGCACCTCGCCGGTCGCCGCATCCAGGACATAGGCGCCGTAGACGCGCCCTTCCCCGCCCTTGCCCTGCAGGTGCTGCGCCAGGGCCAGGTTGACGGCCATGTGATTCTCCAACACGGTGATCGCGGGATCACTTTGAGCGCGTTCGAGGAGAACGCGCTCCAGCTCGCGACCCGTGTAGTCCGCCACGTGGACGATGCGGCGCTGGCTGTGTCCTCCCTCCCGGCCCAGCGCCAGGGCCTGCCCATCCCGGCTGAAGGCCACGCCCCATTCGAGCAGCTCGCGCACCCGCGCCGGTCCGTCGGCCACCATCCGCTCCACCCGTTCGACGTCGCAGAGGCCGGCGCCCGCCGCCAGGGTGTCGGCGACATGGGCCTGGAAGTCGTCCCCGGGCGCGAAGACGGAGGCGATGCCGCCCTGTGCCCAGCGCGTGTTGCTCTCGTCGGCTCCCTTCTTCGTGACGAGGATCACCCGACCCAGGCGCGCGGCCTTGAGCGCGAAGCTGAGGCCGGCGATCCCGCTGCCGATGACGAGGCAATCCGTCTGCATGCTCCTCCCGGGCCTGCCGCCGGCCGCTGCGCTGCCGCCCGCAGTCTACGCCAGGGGGCCGCGCCGTGCAAACTGAGCCGGGCTGGGCAGGCTTCGCCTCGGCGGGCGCTGCCCGCGCCGCGCCCGACCGCCGCCGGCGCCGGCCGGCGCTTCCTCCCAGCGGCCTGGGCTGCCTCCTCGCTTCCCGGGCTTCCTCGCCTGGGACCCTGACGGCGATGGCACAGCCGTTGCAGTTCGGGAGGAGAATTCCCTGCGCCACAGGAGGTCAGTATGCGCAGCAGCGCCGCCTTCATCCTCATCGCCGTCGCCGCGCTGGGCCTCGCTCTCAGCGGCGGCTGCGGCGAGAACGCCATCGAGGGCCACACGCGCCCCACCCTCTTGTCCATCAATGGCGGCGCGCCGCTGCACGCGGACGTCTTCGTGGAGGACACCACCGTGACTGGCGGCGGCTACATCCCCGAGGAGTCGGTGGAGTTCGTCTTCGCCAATCCGCCGAGCCAGCGGTTCCTCGACCTGACCCCGGATGATCCTTACGGCGTCTTCATCCTCGACTCCTACACGGTGCGCTACGAGGTCTTGCAGATGCTGCCCACCGGTTCGGGCTTCTCCGAGGCCAACCTGCCGGCCGTGTCGGCGCCGATCCACCTCGGCCTGCCCGTGAACGCCGAGGTCACGACGGCCCTCGTTCTCGCCCCGGCCTCCCTGAAGCTGGAGCCGCCGATCCTCGACCTCATGCCCGGCACGGGCACCGTGCCCTACGGCGAGGTGGTGGTGCAGGCGGAGATCACCTTCACGGGGCACGAGCAGGGCTCGAACCGCTCGCAGTCCTTCGAGGCGGTGACGACCATCCTCTTCGCCAACTACGCCGACGAGGACTAGGCGCCGCCCAGGCGCTCGCGCAGCAGGGCGAGTGCCGCGGCGGGATCCGCGAGTTGCAGGTTCGCCGCTAGCACCTGGGGCGCCGGCCCCGGCAGATCCCAAGAGGACGCCCAGCGCTGGGCGTCCTTTTCTGTCAGCAGCACCCGGGCTCCCCGCAGCGCCGCGCCGGCCGCCGCGATGCGCCGTCTCAGGCGCGGCGTCCAGTCGGCGTGGTCCGCCACGCGCAGGCGCCCGCGCAGGGCGAGCCCCGCCCCCGCCGCCGCGGCCTCGAAGCGCTCCGGCCGCGCGATCCCCGCCACCGACAGGTAGCCGTCGGGCCAGGGCGCGGCCGGCCGGCCGTCCAGTTCCACGAGGCAGGGCGCTCCGGCCACCAGGCGGAGCACGGGCGCTGGCCAGCGGGCGGGCGCCGCCTCCCCCACGGCCAGCGCGTAGGCGCTGGCCCGCGCGAGGGCGCCGGGAAACTCCCGCAGCGGGCCCGCGGGCAGCAGGCGCCAGGGCGAGAGTGCGCAGCCCGGCGACAGGAGCACGAGGTCGAGGTGCCGCGCCAGGCGCCGGTGCTGGAAGCCATCGTCGACGATCAA from bacterium carries:
- the amrB gene encoding AmmeMemoRadiSam system protein B, whose translation is MARAAAWAGQFYPGEAAALGRSVDALLAQWPSAAAGAAPWAALVPHAGHVYSGACAAAAFARLAGGPVRRVLLLGPNHHRALRGIGLSREAAWETPLGSLPVDLAAVDALLAGGAPFALAEEALAREHALEVQLPFLQRCLPGVSLLPLLVGPLSRAERELARTRLAALRAPADLWLVTSDLSHYHGAAEAERLDAEAARLIAAGDAEGLAGAVESGRAEACGAEPLQLLLAEQAARSADGGGRIELLDRRDSSPVTGDRRQVVGYLSALFWSGGALA
- a CDS encoding class I SAM-dependent methyltransferase — its product is MSRRSSGAEAHLPRPWYVDGFGEHYLELYAHRNEREAELALALLERSGRLRPGERLLDLACGAGRHLAGLGRRQLRAVGLDLSEPLLKAARGRLRPGLALVRGDMRRLPFAAASFDGALSMFTSFGYFREDAENWQVFAELARVLRPGGWLFFDFLNRSALPGQMAERGERRGEHWIAEEERRIEGERIVKRVTVRPRTGEGEALRYEESVRLFAPAELSAALAGRGFRERERWGDYHGGPYAPQSARFILLVEREG
- the bshB1 gene encoding bacillithiol biosynthesis deacetylase BshB1; protein product: MPGLSSNSRPRTWRPGRAERTLNGRSRTPRKEVEMHLLAVGAHADDVEICAGGTLALAAARGHEVSILDLTAGELGSNGDPALRAREAAAAAAILGVARRENAGLPDGYLSPADHGQRQALVGWLRRLGPDLLIIHTARNRHPDHRAAHRLLWDAAFLAGLARFGADGPPRRPARILEMMERFPFRPSVVVDIDSVIEKKQAALRCYASQFLRGDGRAETSINHPDFLGQILARDRFYGAQAGCNYGEPFFSAQVPLVRDPGWLLSAEPFGAPGGGPA
- the bshC gene encoding bacillithiol biosynthesis BshC, with protein sequence MSRLAALATRRALPPPPALAGDPLRAPRPLSPALLAALGGGSAPARAELAAGRARLVLTGQQPCFPLPLGLSLQKAATAVALAERLSRERGEPHYGCFWSAADDSDFAEARGQALPRPGRPPLAVALPAAQERRGGFVGDLDPGPAWRDLLGLSGLASGLAARAPRPGEDLGAHSARLLAEHFAPWSLFLLDARAEALRAAAAPLFARYAERRGDFAAAVDAAGAAIAAELGEAPLRPGIGERALYFLRGRRRLLPSAGDYGDALARRLGESPPALAPNAALRPLVQDAVLPVAAAVLGPAEWAYHRQLLAGFRALALPCPPAWPRLAAISAGDRAAGLDGGGRQSSPLARPGHPLADAGALVELAAAHLAAWEGGTHFEWTLADAPQGG
- the bshA gene encoding N-acetyl-alpha-D-glucosaminyl L-malate synthase BshA encodes the protein MKIGISCYASVGGSGIVATELGLALAERGHEVHFITASVPFRVTQGQERVWVHTVEMLDYPLFEYPPYTLALAVKMHQVASFHGLDLLHVHYAIPHAASAILASQMGSRRIPVVTTLHGTDITLVGTHPSYHRITRWSIEQSDRVTAVSDFLAAETRRIFHTDKKIRTLPNFVDTERFRPRADCPQRARFATPQQHILLHASNFRPVKRALSLVDILAGLAERERVVLLLAGDGPELVGLEYRARELGLGGRVRLLGPWERIEELLPVADLYLQPSEHESFGLAALEAMSCGVPVLITQRGGPPEFVRDGENGYLLEPADTGAWIARCDALLADASLRQRIGQAGRATAVADYALPAVVGRYERLFAELMQSKVD
- the nadB gene encoding L-aspartate oxidase, with the protein product MQTDCLVIGSGIAGLSFALKAARLGRVILVTKKGADESNTRWAQGGIASVFAPGDDFQAHVADTLAAGAGLCDVERVERMVADGPARVRELLEWGVAFSRDGQALALGREGGHSQRRIVHVADYTGRELERVLLERAQSDPAITVLENHMAVNLALAQHLQGKGGEGRVYGAYVLDAATGEVLAIAARWTLLATGGLGKVYAYTSNPDIATGDGLAMAYRAGAVVANLEFVQFHPTCLYHPQLRTQLISEAVRGEGALLRNGAGEAFMARYDPRADLAPRDIVARAIDHELKIRGEKHMWLDFAPIGRERIPKRFPAICEALQSVGIDPRSQLVPVVPAAHYACGGVQVDLAGRSSLAGLLAIGEVSCTGVHGANRLASNSLLEAVTWAHWAAAALASEDAPMAAQPALKPWSAPEGRDYRESVVLEHDWDLVRRIMMDYVGIVRSDERLTLAEERIRHVRDTVESFYWRYRISPELIELRNIALVAQLIVRSARARKESRGLHYTIDYPATRPEWAQPTLLQRGEHFG
- the lpxK gene encoding tetraacyldisaccharide 4'-kinase; this translates as RLLAPLGLLYGLGAALNGAWQAARAWEGRLPVLSVGNLEIGGTGKTPTVALLAQLLAEAGWRPGVVTGLWGRPARGHRLLSREAADFARAAPDEARLLAARLPGLPLVAARPKWEGARWLEASGRCDLLIVDDGFQHRRLARHLDLVLLSPGCALSPWRLLPAGPLREFPGALARASAYALAVGEAAPARWPAPVLRLVAGAPCLVELDGRPAAPWPDGYLSVAGIARPERFEAAAAGAGLALRGRLRVADHADWTPRLRRRIAAAGAALRGARVLLTEKDAQRWASSWDLPGPAPQVLAANLQLADPAAALALLRERLGGA